CTGACGAATATTTCTTGTTATTATAGATATAAAATAAGGGCTTACTTCAGCCCTTATTTTACACTTTCTCATTATTTCCATAATTGTCTTTAAGCGTCAGCGTTCTATTGAACACATAATTATTGCCATTTGATTCGATATCTCTACAGAAATAGCCCATTCTTTCAAACTGCCATCTGGATTCTGGTTCTGCATCTTTAAGGGATGGTTCTAATTTGCAATTTTTCAAAATAGTCAGAGATTCAGGATTGATATACTCAGTAAAATTATCTAGAGCACCAGGATTTTCCACTGTGAAAAGATTATCGTATAGTCTTACTTCAGCATCAATAGCATGCTTTGCAGAAACCCAGTGAAGTATTCCTTTAATTTTCTTACCTGAATTAGCTCCACCATCACCTGATTGAGGATCATAATCGCAATGAACACATAATATATTTCCGTTTTCGTCTTTCTCAACTGAAGTACATACTACATTGTAAGCAAATCTCAATCTAACTTCGCGACCTGGAACAAGTCTGAAGAATTTTTTATTGGCTTCCTCTTTGAAATCTTCCTGCTCAATATAAACCTCTTTGCTAAAAGGAACCATTCTGGTTTTTGCCTCAGGATCATTTGAGTTGTAAGAAGCCTCTATCATTTCAACTTTGTTTTCAGGGTAGTTGTCAATAACGATTTTTAAAGGATTAAGGACACCAAATACTCTTGGAGAATTTTTCTTCAAATTTTCTCTTACATCATAGTCAAATTGTGATATATGAATAACACTTTCCTGTTTTCCAAGACCCAGTTTTTCCATAAATGTTCTTATAGCCTCAGGAGCAACACCTCTTCTTCTAAGTCCACATAATGTAGGCATTCGAGGGTCATCCCAACCATCCACAAATTTACCTTCTACTAAAGCTAAAAGCTTACGTTTACTGGTGATAGTGTGACTAATATTTAATCTTGCAAATTCGTATTGTTTAGGAACTGCTGGAGTACCAACTTTCTCCACAAACCAATCATACAGAACTCTGTTATCTTGAAATTCCAATGTACACATGGAGTGAGTTACTCCCTCAATTGCATCACTTAAACAATGAGCAAAATCGTACATAGGATAGATACACCAGCTATCACCTGTTCTATGATGATGAACTCTTTTAATTCTGTATATTGCGGGATCTCTCATAACCATAATAGGTGAGCTCATATCTATTTTTGCACGAAGTGTTTTACTTCCATCTTCAAATTCGCCATCTCTCATTCTTTTTAAAAGATCAAGATTTTCTTCAACACTTCTGTTCCTAAATGGACTATCTTTACCTGTTTCAGTCAATGTTCCTCTGTATGCTCTCATTTCTTCAAATGATAAATCACAAACATATGCAAGACCTTTTTTTACAAGATCAACAGCAAAGCCATAAAGAGTTTCAAAATAATCTGAAGCAAAAAACAGTCTGTCTTCCCAGTCAAAACCAAGCCATTTTATATCATTTTGGATTGAATCAGAATATTCCATACTCTCTTTAGAAGGGTTTGTGTCATCCATTCTAAGATTACATTTTCCATTATAATCTGCTGCTATTCCAAAATCAGCACAAATTGCTTTGGCGTGGCCAATATGAAGATAACCACTTGGTTCAGGAGGGAACCTTGTATGTACTTCTGTATGTTTACCAGATTTCAAGTCTTCTTCAACAATTTTTCTTATAAAGTTCATAGGTTTTGTCGATTCAATTTCCATAATTTATCCCAATTTTTTTATTGAATATACTAAATATTGAAAGAGTCATAATAATTATTTTACTTTAATTAGTTTAAGATTTACGTAATCACCATCATAATATCCTGTTATGGACTCTATTCCACTTTTGGCAAATGTCATATTGAAACCAAAATCTTTGTCGGTATAAAATAGCTCATAATCATTTGAATAAGCTGAAATTTCGTTTTGAACAGCATTATGAACTACATCTAAACTATCAGTTATGTTGAGAGAACCATTTTGATAAACACTAACGGAACTATTTTGGGTAAGATATCTGTTTATCATATCTACATAGTCAATAAGATACGTGGGTTCTAAATAAATGTATTCATCTGTTGTACTTCCAAGTATTGTTTCACAAGCCCCATACTCAGTAAGTAAATCCCCTTCATAATTCCAGTATCTGTAAACTTCCCGATTATAGGGATTCATAAAGTCAAATTGTTTTACCCTATACACTGTATAATGGTTATTGTTGATATCAGTTATAAAAGAAGTACCTTCCACACACAACGAATCCTCGTATGTATATCCATTATAAGTACCTTTATAATAGAATTTTGACTTTCCAAAATTAAATTTGGAAACACTAATAAGGTTTAGATCGTCATCCTCAAGTGGTGAAATACAACCCGAAATTATAAATAGACTAAAAACCAGAAAGCTTTTTAATCTCCTCAATGAGTGTTTCTGATGCATATTCTTCCCTAACTTTTTTTACAATTTCACCTTTTACAAAAAGTAAAGCTTCACCTTTTCCACAAGCTATACCAATATCAGCTTCTCTCGATTCTCCTGGACCATTTACGGCACACCCCATAATTGCTACATTGAGATTGGCATTGATATTTTCCTGTTCAATTCTTCTTTCAACTTCATCAACAATTTTAGCCAGATCAACATCTGTTCTGCCACATGTAGGGCATGATATTATATTAATACCGCCAGATCTAATATTCAATGATTTCATAATCTCTTTTGCTACTATAATTTCCTGGGTTACATCACCAGTGAGAGAGACTCTTAAAGTATCGCCAATTCCTTCAGCCAATAATGTTCCGATACCAACACTGGATTTTATTGAACCAGTTCTATAAGATCCAGCTTCAGTGACTCCGAGGTGCAAAGGATAATTCACAAGCTTGCTGATTTTTCTATAAACATCAATCATGAACAGAACATTAGTGGATTTAAGAGAAAGAACAAGATCATGGAAATTTTCCTCTTCAAAATATTCAAGATTTCTAATCATGCTTTCTACTATACCATCAGGAGTAACTCCCTTGTATTTTGAGACCAGATCTCTTTCCAATGATCCAGAATTAACACCTAATCTAATAGGAATATTTCTCTCTTTACATGCTCTAATAACTTCCAAGGTTTTTTGTTTTCCACCAATATTTCCTGGATTTATTCTTATTTTATCGATTCCATTTTCAATTGCAGCTAATGCCATTTTATAATCAAAATGAATATCTCCAACTAGTGGTATTGTGATCTCCTTCTTGATATCTTTGATTGCTTTAGCTGATTTTAGATCAGGAATTGTTGCTCTTACAATTTGGCATCCTGCTTTTTCCAGTTGCAATATCTGATTAACAGTACTTTTTACATCTGAAGTTTTTGTATTGCACATCGATTGAATAGCGATATCGTTATTCCCACCAATTGTAACATTTCCAATTTTAACTTCTCTGGTTTTATGTCTTTCTATATGTAAACCACTGTTCATTTCAACTCCACTTTTTCTTTAAAGTCAAGATATTATAATTTTTTTGCAAGTGAATTATTCATATGACATAATATCTCAATATTTTACTTTTTCTGTTTATAAAGTTCATACCAATATTCATAAATTTTCTTAGCTAATGGAGCTACTGAAGATCCATGTTTTCCATGTTCTTCAAATATTACTACTGATATTTCAGGATTATCGTAAGGTCCAAATGATGTAAACCATGCATGATCACCTCCATGAGCGTTTTCAACCGTACCAGTTTTACCTGCGTAAGTAATTTTATCGCTTCTAGATCTATATGCAGTTCCTCCAGCGGTATTTACTACGTGAAACATACCATTTTTAACAGTTTTTATATCTTCTAAGTTTACTTCAATTTTACTTTTTTCTACAGTAGATTCAATACTATCGGTTTCAGACACATTACATTTCAATAACCTTGGTTTAAGTAGATAACCATCATTTGCTAAGGCGGAGGTGAAAACAGCAGCTTGTAGTGGAGTAATCAAAATTTCACCCTGACCAATCATAAGATTAGCGTATCTTCCCAGCATACTACCTCTAAATTTAGATTTGTAGAATTTTTTATCTGGAACATTACCTGGTCTCTCATACCTCAAATCAATACCGGTTTTATTACCTAAACCAAATCTCTTCAAAACATTATGCCATTTATCAATATCAATATTTTTAGCAACTTCATAAAAATATGTGTCACAAGACATTTGGATTGCACCAGTAATATTAACGTCACCATGACCAGAATGAAGCCAACATTTTTTAAAACTATTTCCAATTGTCATACCACCAGGACAATAAAAAATTGTAGATTTATTTACAACTTTTAGCTCTGCAGCTGATAGATAATTAAGCATTTTAAGTATAGATCCTGGAGCGTATTCCCCCTGAACGGCTTTACTGTAAAGAGGTCTATCTGGATTATTAACCAATTCATTCCATGTTTCAGGAGAAATTTTATCCGAGAAAACAGTTAATGGATAATCAGGCTTGCTAGCCATGGCCAATATCTCACCATTATTGCAATTCATTACAACGATGGAACCACTCAAATCTTTCATTAAATTTTCGGTAAACTCCTGCAATCTTGAATCTATAGTTAAATAGATATCGTCACCTTTTTTAGGTTTTATCCAGTTTTCAGGGTTATAATCACTTACTTTTCTTGATTTAACATCTCTTAGTTCCTGTTTTAGTCCCTTACTTCCCCTTAATAATGAATCGTATACAAATTCAATCCCTTCTTTACCTACTAAGTCACCAATTTTCAAACCCGGTTTTAGTTCATCTTTTTCCTTTATCTCAGATAAATATCCAAGAATGTGTGGAGCAGTTTCTATAGGAAAATTTCTTCTCCATTCGTTTAAAATTCTTGCTCCTCTGATAGACTTGGATTTCTCTGCAAATCTAAGATATGTTTTCATGTCAATATTACGTCTTATTCTATATTCACGATTTTTTACACTTAGATCAGAAATCTCCTCAAACAGTGAATCTGCATTAATTTCTAAAACCGAAGCAAGAGTAATTAAGGAGTTTGTGTCATTTTCGATTCTTTCAGGAACAAGGTAAATATTATAGGAATTTCTATTGTCAATAAGAAGTGTACCGTTTCGGTCATAAATTGCACCTCTAGAAGGCTCAATAGTGATATCTGAAATCATATTATTTTTAGCACGATTTTCATAAGGATCGTTATCGATGTTTTGTAAGTAAAACAATCTAAACAAAAGTATCGAGAGAATAAAAAGGGATATTGCGAAAACAATTTTTGCTCTGGTTTCCATCAGATCCTCTTCCTTTTTTTCTCATAAGGAATGAAATAAGTTATAATAACCTGTACAATAGATGTGTATACAAGTGAAGGTATAATTGAAGTTAACAATACACTAAAGTAAGTATTTTGTGAAAGGAAAAGGAATGATTTTATGAAGTAATGAAACAGAATCGAGAATAGACTAATAATAAAAATAATCGTTTTAGTGCTATTCTCAACTTTACTACCAGCTTTAACGGCATAAAAGCAAATGATCGAATAGGACAAAGAGCTCAATCCCACGGGATTTCCTGAAAAAAGGTCTGTAAACAGACCTGTAAAGAAACCAGTAATAGTAGCGACATAAATATTCTCTTCTGAATAGGCATGAAGGATCAATGAAATCAACACTATATCGGGTATGATTTCCGAGATAGAAATCAAGTCTCCCAGTAGCGTTTGGAAAAGAATAAGTGAAATCAATATCAATCCAAACTTGAAATTTTTCATTTTTTCCTCAATACAAAAACATGATCCAAAGCATATATGTTCTCAATAAATTTAACTTCCACTTCTTTATGTATGGTTGCCGGGGAGTTTTCAAAGTCAGTTATAATTCCAACAGGTATATTTTCTACATAGTAATCACTATAAGGTGAAGTGAAAATAGTTTCATTTCGAAATACTTCTTTTGTGGTAGTCAATTCCATCAGCCTGCCAAATCTTTCATTTTCTGGTTCTAATAGGGCAGAATATCTGTTTATTCCGGTCCAAACAGGTACTTTAATATCAGGATGAGATATTAGTTTTATCCTCAAAGAATTACCTTCATGTTTATCGACAATACCCACTAGACCGTGGAAACTGATTACGGGAGAATTGATAAGGTTTTCGATGCTGTCTCTGATTGTGCAATAGCAATACATTTTAAAAATTTCTTTATTGTAATAATTAACCTTACCACAAATAATATCAATAGAATCATTGGTGATATTAAGTACTTTTTTAAAGCCTAGATTCTCTTTCACCGGATCTCTCGTTAAATATTCTTTAACCTTTAAACTTGCAATTTCACTTCTTAGCTCAAAAATCT
Above is a window of Candidatus Delongbacteria bacterium DNA encoding:
- the mreD gene encoding rod shape-determining protein MreD, producing MKNFKFGLILISLILFQTLLGDLISISEIIPDIVLISLILHAYSEENIYVATITGFFTGLFTDLFSGNPVGLSSLSYSIICFYAVKAGSKVENSTKTIIFIISLFSILFHYFIKSFLFLSQNTYFSVLLTSIIPSLVYTSIVQVIITYFIPYEKKRKRI
- a CDS encoding glutamine--tRNA ligase/YqeY domain fusion protein; this encodes MEIESTKPMNFIRKIVEEDLKSGKHTEVHTRFPPEPSGYLHIGHAKAICADFGIAADYNGKCNLRMDDTNPSKESMEYSDSIQNDIKWLGFDWEDRLFFASDYFETLYGFAVDLVKKGLAYVCDLSFEEMRAYRGTLTETGKDSPFRNRSVEENLDLLKRMRDGEFEDGSKTLRAKIDMSSPIMVMRDPAIYRIKRVHHHRTGDSWCIYPMYDFAHCLSDAIEGVTHSMCTLEFQDNRVLYDWFVEKVGTPAVPKQYEFARLNISHTITSKRKLLALVEGKFVDGWDDPRMPTLCGLRRRGVAPEAIRTFMEKLGLGKQESVIHISQFDYDVRENLKKNSPRVFGVLNPLKIVIDNYPENKVEMIEASYNSNDPEAKTRMVPFSKEVYIEQEDFKEEANKKFFRLVPGREVRLRFAYNVVCTSVEKDENGNILCVHCDYDPQSGDGGANSGKKIKGILHWVSAKHAIDAEVRLYDNLFTVENPGALDNFTEYINPESLTILKNCKLEPSLKDAEPESRWQFERMGYFCRDIESNGNNYVFNRTLTLKDNYGNNEKV
- a CDS encoding rod shape-determining protein MreC; translated protein: MKKVRNIFSTEYLFLSFIIIVSVGLIFSKKNEAADSFFYLVHKSMNFFRGNDIIESSIINQEIFELRSEIASLKVKEYLTRDPVKENLGFKKVLNITNDSIDIICGKVNYYNKEIFKMYCYCTIRDSIENLINSPVISFHGLVGIVDKHEGNSLRIKLISHPDIKVPVWTGINRYSALLEPENERFGRLMELTTTKEVFRNETIFTSPYSDYYVENIPVGIITDFENSPATIHKEVEVKFIENIYALDHVFVLRKK
- the ispG gene encoding flavodoxin-dependent (E)-4-hydroxy-3-methylbut-2-enyl-diphosphate synthase encodes the protein MNSGLHIERHKTREVKIGNVTIGGNNDIAIQSMCNTKTSDVKSTVNQILQLEKAGCQIVRATIPDLKSAKAIKDIKKEITIPLVGDIHFDYKMALAAIENGIDKIRINPGNIGGKQKTLEVIRACKERNIPIRLGVNSGSLERDLVSKYKGVTPDGIVESMIRNLEYFEEENFHDLVLSLKSTNVLFMIDVYRKISKLVNYPLHLGVTEAGSYRTGSIKSSVGIGTLLAEGIGDTLRVSLTGDVTQEIIVAKEIMKSLNIRSGGINIISCPTCGRTDVDLAKIVDEVERRIEQENINANLNVAIMGCAVNGPGESREADIGIACGKGEALLFVKGEIVKKVREEYASETLIEEIKKLSGF
- the mrdA gene encoding penicillin-binding protein 2, translating into METRAKIVFAISLFILSILLFRLFYLQNIDNDPYENRAKNNMISDITIEPSRGAIYDRNGTLLIDNRNSYNIYLVPERIENDTNSLITLASVLEINADSLFEEISDLSVKNREYRIRRNIDMKTYLRFAEKSKSIRGARILNEWRRNFPIETAPHILGYLSEIKEKDELKPGLKIGDLVGKEGIEFVYDSLLRGSKGLKQELRDVKSRKVSDYNPENWIKPKKGDDIYLTIDSRLQEFTENLMKDLSGSIVVMNCNNGEILAMASKPDYPLTVFSDKISPETWNELVNNPDRPLYSKAVQGEYAPGSILKMLNYLSAAELKVVNKSTIFYCPGGMTIGNSFKKCWLHSGHGDVNITGAIQMSCDTYFYEVAKNIDIDKWHNVLKRFGLGNKTGIDLRYERPGNVPDKKFYKSKFRGSMLGRYANLMIGQGEILITPLQAAVFTSALANDGYLLKPRLLKCNVSETDSIESTVEKSKIEVNLEDIKTVKNGMFHVVNTAGGTAYRSRSDKITYAGKTGTVENAHGGDHAWFTSFGPYDNPEISVVIFEEHGKHGSSVAPLAKKIYEYWYELYKQKK